In a genomic window of Methylophaga thalassica:
- the mutT gene encoding 8-oxo-dGTP diphosphatase MutT produces the protein MSQIHVAVGVIVQKQQVFIALRKPEQHQGNLWEFPGGKVEAGESTFQALKREIKEELAIEVHSAKPLITISHDYGDRTVLLDVWWTDAFDGTPIGQEGQITQWVDISTLHQYEFPAANKAIVESIQQQLNTIQAF, from the coding sequence ATGAGTCAAATACATGTCGCTGTAGGAGTTATTGTTCAGAAACAGCAAGTATTTATCGCCTTACGCAAGCCCGAGCAGCATCAAGGTAATTTATGGGAGTTTCCCGGCGGTAAGGTCGAGGCAGGAGAAAGTACTTTTCAGGCCTTAAAAAGAGAAATTAAAGAAGAGCTGGCGATTGAAGTTCATTCAGCAAAACCACTCATTACTATTAGCCATGATTATGGTGATAGAACTGTTTTATTGGATGTGTGGTGGACGGATGCTTTTGATGGAACGCCAATAGGTCAGGAAGGTCAAATTACCCAATGGGTAGATATTTCTACCTTACATCAATATGAATTCCCGGCTGCCAATAAGGCCATCGTTGAATCAATACAACAGCAATTGAATACCATACAGGCATTTTAG
- a CDS encoding zinc-finger domain-containing protein — protein sequence MGEQSNDKSCTEKHYWVHPKDLPLSCPMPDMAVWNAHPRVYLDIETKGEVACPYCGALFTLSG from the coding sequence ATGGGTGAGCAAAGTAATGATAAATCATGCACAGAAAAACATTATTGGGTTCACCCTAAAGATCTGCCGCTAAGCTGTCCAATGCCGGACATGGCGGTGTGGAATGCGCATCCCCGGGTTTATTTAGATATCGAAACAAAAGGTGAAGTGGCCTGCCCTTATTGTGGGGCGCTTTTCACACTGAGTGGTTAG
- the lysA gene encoding diaminopimelate decarboxylase — MNYFDYQAGTLHAENVPVDKIAEQYGTPVYIYSRTALENHWKAFDEAFSAYPHLVCYAVKANSNLAVLNVLAKQGSGFDIVSMGELARVLAAGGDPAKTVFSGVGKTEQEIEYALQHGIRCFNVESIPELDRINTVAGRLGKKAPVSIRVNPDVDAQTHPYISTGLKENKFGIAIEDAREVYRSTQAMPHLNVVAVDCHIGSQLTSVSPFVDALERVLSLIDELAEDGIEIKHLDIGGGLGIHYRDETPPTPAEYAQALAPLLKDRELEILLEPGRAIAGNAGILLTKVEFIKPTEAKCFAIVDAAMNDLLRPALYQSWQNIQTVKQHSDTEVVSYDIVGPICETGDFLGKDRELAIQQGDLLAIRSAGAYGFAMSSNYNSRPRAAEVMVEGDKVHLVRERETINDLFAGEHVIQA; from the coding sequence ATGAACTATTTTGATTATCAGGCGGGCACCTTGCACGCGGAGAATGTGCCGGTTGATAAAATTGCGGAGCAATATGGCACGCCAGTCTATATTTATTCTCGTACCGCTCTGGAAAACCACTGGAAGGCCTTTGATGAGGCTTTTTCGGCCTATCCTCACCTTGTCTGTTATGCCGTGAAAGCAAACTCTAACCTTGCTGTGTTAAATGTGCTGGCAAAACAAGGCTCTGGTTTCGATATTGTCTCCATGGGGGAATTAGCGAGAGTGTTAGCTGCTGGCGGTGATCCCGCGAAAACCGTATTTTCTGGTGTCGGTAAAACGGAGCAGGAAATTGAATATGCACTGCAACACGGTATACGTTGCTTCAACGTAGAATCGATTCCTGAACTGGATCGTATTAACACAGTGGCTGGTCGTCTAGGCAAAAAAGCACCTGTGTCAATTCGAGTCAATCCTGATGTCGATGCACAAACGCATCCTTATATTTCAACAGGACTGAAAGAAAATAAATTTGGTATCGCTATTGAAGATGCACGTGAGGTATATCGTTCTACGCAAGCCATGCCGCATTTGAATGTGGTTGCGGTGGATTGTCATATCGGTTCGCAACTGACTTCTGTTTCGCCTTTTGTGGATGCATTAGAGCGTGTTTTATCGTTGATTGATGAACTTGCTGAAGATGGTATTGAGATTAAACATCTGGATATTGGGGGCGGATTGGGTATCCATTATCGCGATGAGACACCACCTACACCTGCAGAATATGCACAAGCGCTGGCACCGTTATTAAAGGACCGTGAGCTGGAGATTCTGTTGGAGCCTGGACGTGCAATTGCTGGCAATGCAGGCATTTTATTAACAAAAGTGGAATTTATTAAGCCAACAGAAGCGAAATGTTTTGCGATTGTTGATGCGGCTATGAATGATTTGTTACGTCCTGCACTTTATCAATCATGGCAAAATATCCAAACAGTCAAACAACATTCTGATACAGAAGTGGTCAGCTATGACATAGTAGGTCCTATCTGTGAAACAGGCGACTTTTTGGGTAAAGATCGTGAGCTTGCGATTCAGCAGGGCGATTTATTAGCTATTCGTTCGGCGGGGGCTTATGGTTTTGCCATGAGTTCAAATTACAACTCTCGTCCACGAGCCGCAGAAGTGATGGTAGAGGGTGATAAGGTTCACCTTGTTAGAGAACGTGAAACGATTAATGATCTATTCGCTGGCGAGCATGTTATACAGGCATAA
- the coaE gene encoding dephospho-CoA kinase (Dephospho-CoA kinase (CoaE) performs the final step in coenzyme A biosynthesis.) yields the protein MVFKVGLTGGVASGKSTVTSLFHDKYHIDIIDADRIAHTLLTIDSDCYSEVVEAFGESVLLDNGEINRRYLRERIFHNDNDKQRLEKILHPAIRQQLFTQAASSTSAYCIMSVPLLIEVGIYKQVDRVCVIDVSLEKQLERLQTRDNISMETAQAMINSQCDRQLRLQHADDIINNNDSVDSLAHQVAQLHELYLKFADK from the coding sequence ATGGTGTTTAAGGTTGGCCTCACTGGTGGTGTTGCCAGTGGCAAATCTACTGTCACTTCACTATTTCATGATAAATACCACATCGACATTATTGATGCCGATCGTATTGCTCATACACTTTTAACAATAGATTCAGACTGCTACAGCGAAGTTGTCGAGGCTTTTGGTGAGTCAGTTTTGTTGGATAATGGAGAAATTAACCGACGCTATTTACGCGAACGTATCTTCCACAATGATAATGATAAACAACGTCTCGAAAAAATATTACACCCGGCTATTCGCCAGCAATTATTCACTCAAGCGGCAAGCTCTACATCTGCTTACTGCATAATGTCTGTGCCGCTACTGATTGAAGTAGGCATCTATAAACAAGTAGACCGCGTCTGTGTGATTGATGTCAGCCTTGAGAAGCAGCTAGAAAGATTACAAACGCGTGATAATATCTCTATGGAAACAGCTCAAGCGATGATTAATAGTCAGTGTGACCGCCAACTCCGCTTGCAACACGCAGATGATATTATCAATAATAATGACTCTGTAGATTCTTTAGCACATCAAGTTGCTCAATTGCATGAACTCTACTTAAAGTTTGCTGACAAATGA
- the aspS gene encoding aspartate--tRNA ligase, producing the protein MRSHYCGEVNETLEGQSVSIVGWMHRRRDHGGVIFIDLRDREGLVQVVCNPEDAECFAVAERVRSEYVLKIEGLVQLRPAGSDNADLRSGKIEIIAKKLEILNASETPPFPLNELLDVNEDIRLRYRYIDLRRPEMQQRLRFRSQITRQLRHFLDSNGFLDIETPILTKATPEGARDYLVPSRTHQGEFFALPQSPQLFKQLLMMSGMDRYYQVVRCFRDEDLRADRQPEFTQIDIETSFVEEEDFMNMMEEMIRSLFANVLEEALPNPFPRMTYAEAMDRFGSDKPDLRISLELVDVSDLMGEVDFKVFSSPANDPRGRVAALKVPGGNNLSRKEIDDYTKYVGIYGAKGLAYIKVNDIDAGREGLQSPILKFLPDEVISAIMQRVEAKTGDLVFFGADKATIVNESLGALRVKLGHDLDMVERGWKPLWVVAFPMFEWDEKSARWHALHHPFTAPRESDLALLDSDPEKCLSRAYDMVLNGTELGGGSMRIHKTDIQQKVFELLGINEEEAQDKFGFLLNALKYGCPPHGGLAFGLDRLVMLMTGAASIRDVMAFPKTQSASCLLTDAPSPIDDALLKELNIRLRKNPQAE; encoded by the coding sequence ATGCGTAGCCATTATTGCGGCGAGGTAAATGAAACCCTCGAAGGTCAGTCAGTTTCTATTGTTGGCTGGATGCACCGTCGACGAGATCACGGTGGAGTTATTTTTATTGACCTACGAGATCGTGAGGGATTAGTTCAAGTTGTTTGTAACCCTGAAGATGCTGAGTGTTTTGCTGTAGCTGAACGTGTCAGAAGTGAATATGTCTTAAAAATTGAAGGGCTTGTTCAGCTTAGACCTGCCGGTAGTGACAATGCCGATTTGCGTAGTGGCAAGATTGAGATTATTGCGAAAAAGCTGGAAATTCTGAATGCATCAGAAACACCGCCTTTCCCGCTGAATGAGCTGTTGGATGTGAACGAAGATATCCGTCTGCGTTATCGTTACATTGATTTACGCCGTCCAGAAATGCAGCAACGTTTGCGTTTCCGTTCACAGATTACCCGTCAGTTACGCCACTTTCTGGATTCAAACGGCTTCTTAGATATTGAAACGCCTATTTTGACGAAAGCCACGCCAGAAGGAGCACGTGATTATCTGGTACCAAGTCGTACCCATCAGGGTGAATTTTTTGCTTTGCCGCAATCACCACAGCTATTCAAACAATTATTGATGATGTCCGGCATGGACCGTTATTATCAGGTTGTTCGTTGCTTCCGTGATGAAGATTTGCGTGCTGACCGACAACCTGAATTTACTCAGATTGATATTGAAACTTCTTTTGTTGAAGAAGAAGATTTCATGAATATGATGGAAGAAATGATTCGCAGTCTTTTTGCCAATGTATTGGAAGAAGCCTTACCGAACCCATTCCCGAGAATGACCTATGCTGAAGCCATGGATCGTTTCGGTAGTGATAAACCGGATCTGCGTATCTCTCTTGAATTAGTCGATGTCAGCGATTTAATGGGTGAGGTTGACTTTAAAGTCTTCTCTTCACCAGCTAATGATCCACGCGGTCGTGTCGCAGCTCTAAAAGTACCCGGTGGTAATAATCTGAGTCGTAAAGAAATTGATGACTACACCAAGTATGTAGGAATCTATGGTGCGAAGGGATTAGCGTATATCAAGGTGAATGATATTGATGCGGGACGTGAAGGTTTGCAGTCACCGATTCTGAAATTCCTACCTGATGAAGTTATCAGTGCCATTATGCAACGTGTAGAAGCAAAAACTGGCGATTTGGTTTTCTTTGGCGCTGATAAAGCGACGATCGTTAATGAGTCTCTCGGTGCACTTCGTGTGAAACTGGGGCATGACTTAGACATGGTTGAACGTGGCTGGAAACCTTTATGGGTTGTTGCTTTCCCAATGTTCGAATGGGACGAGAAATCAGCGCGTTGGCATGCGCTTCATCATCCGTTTACCGCTCCCCGCGAATCAGATTTGGCACTGTTGGACTCTGATCCTGAGAAATGTCTGTCACGAGCGTATGACATGGTCTTAAATGGTACAGAGCTGGGTGGTGGTTCTATGCGTATTCACAAGACCGATATTCAGCAAAAAGTATTTGAATTACTTGGCATTAACGAAGAAGAAGCGCAGGATAAATTCGGCTTTTTGTTAAATGCATTGAAATACGGCTGTCCCCCTCATGGTGGCCTAGCATTTGGTCTGGATCGTTTAGTGATGTTGATGACCGGAGCTGCCTCAATACGTGATGTGATGGCATTTCCAAAAACACAATCAGCAAGCTGTTTATTAACGGATGCGCCAAGTCCTATTGATGATGCATTATTGAAAGAACTGAATATTAGGTTGAGAAAAAATCCTCAGGCTGAGTAG
- the nadA gene encoding quinolinate synthase NadA — protein sequence MSLAEAIPQSLQSKIDSIIDNVAPTPWLSEEEKADYIEKIKRLLEEKNAVMIAHYYVDDELQALAEQTGGYVSDSLDMANFGAKHPAETLVVCGVRFMGETAKILSPEKTVIMPTLEAECSLDLGCPIDAFSEFCDQHPDRVVVVYANTSVEVKARADWIVTSSNAIQIIDALKAEGKKIIWGPDRHLGQYIKNKTDADMLLWQGHCVVHDEFKLYELEQLMAKYPDAEVLVHPESPEAVIAKADFVGSTKQIIAAGKASKADTLIIATDYGLFYKMSQAVPDKRLIPAPTGGKSATCKSCAHCPWMAMNTLVNLHKTLVEMNNTIEVDEDIRQKALIPLNRMLNFSYEKGILTAGDA from the coding sequence ATGAGTTTAGCAGAAGCCATTCCACAATCACTTCAATCAAAGATTGACTCAATCATTGATAATGTTGCCCCAACGCCTTGGCTGTCTGAAGAGGAAAAAGCGGACTATATTGAGAAAATAAAACGTCTGTTAGAAGAAAAGAATGCCGTTATGATCGCTCATTATTATGTTGATGATGAGCTACAGGCTCTAGCAGAACAAACAGGCGGGTATGTTTCTGACTCACTGGATATGGCGAATTTTGGAGCTAAGCATCCTGCTGAAACACTAGTGGTTTGTGGCGTTCGTTTTATGGGGGAAACCGCGAAAATATTGAGCCCAGAAAAGACGGTTATCATGCCAACACTGGAAGCCGAATGCTCACTTGATCTTGGCTGTCCGATTGACGCCTTTAGCGAGTTTTGTGATCAGCATCCTGATCGTGTTGTTGTGGTTTACGCTAACACGAGTGTTGAAGTAAAAGCGCGTGCTGATTGGATTGTCACCTCCAGTAATGCTATTCAGATTATTGACGCCTTAAAAGCGGAAGGCAAAAAGATTATTTGGGGGCCAGATCGTCATTTGGGTCAGTACATCAAAAATAAAACTGATGCCGATATGCTGTTATGGCAAGGGCATTGTGTTGTACACGATGAGTTTAAGTTGTACGAACTGGAACAGCTTATGGCGAAATATCCTGATGCTGAGGTTTTAGTTCATCCGGAGTCGCCTGAGGCGGTGATTGCCAAGGCAGACTTTGTTGGTTCGACAAAACAAATTATTGCGGCAGGTAAAGCTTCTAAAGCCGATACTTTAATCATCGCAACAGATTATGGTTTGTTTTACAAAATGAGTCAGGCTGTGCCTGATAAACGTCTAATACCCGCGCCGACAGGGGGCAAAAGTGCGACCTGTAAAAGCTGTGCCCATTGTCCATGGATGGCAATGAATACCCTTGTGAACTTACACAAAACATTAGTCGAGATGAATAATACGATTGAAGTAGATGAGGATATTCGTCAAAAAGCGCTAATTCCGTTGAACCGGATGCTTAACTTTTCTTATGAAAAAGGTATTCTCACAGCCGGTGACGCTTAG
- the zapD gene encoding cell division protein ZapD, which yields MDNKPIHSSLKNRPVSDSIIFEQPLNERIRTFLRLEFLFKRVDSALMGQSEMHHRDALDGILSMLSVFERSDMKQELMKEIERLIANLSALENTPGVDREALDALLSDLDQSLDALHVQKSGLGQPLRDNEFLYSIRQRSSIPGGTCEFDLPSYHFWLQHTLAETRSEQLRLWLNEFISVRNAVELSLRLIRGSVGFKDEVAEAGFYQRSLDSNQPYQLIRVEIPRDKAFFPEVSGGKHRFTVRFMLFDIQQRPQQSFETIPFKLSCCAM from the coding sequence ATGGACAATAAACCTATCCATTCATCGTTAAAAAATAGACCCGTGTCAGATTCGATAATTTTTGAACAACCACTCAATGAACGAATTCGAACCTTCCTAAGGTTAGAATTTCTATTTAAACGTGTTGATTCTGCATTAATGGGCCAATCCGAGATGCATCATCGCGATGCTTTGGATGGAATATTAAGCATGCTCAGTGTCTTTGAGCGCAGCGATATGAAACAAGAATTGATGAAAGAAATTGAGCGGTTGATTGCTAATTTATCAGCGCTGGAAAATACTCCAGGTGTTGATAGAGAGGCATTGGATGCATTGCTTTCTGATTTGGATCAAAGCTTGGATGCTTTGCACGTACAAAAATCAGGGTTAGGTCAACCGTTACGTGATAACGAATTCCTCTACAGCATTCGGCAGCGTTCCAGTATTCCTGGCGGCACCTGTGAATTCGACTTACCCTCTTACCACTTCTGGTTGCAGCATACGCTTGCCGAAACACGCAGTGAACAACTTCGGCTGTGGTTAAATGAATTTATTTCCGTCAGAAATGCTGTAGAACTAAGCCTTCGACTTATTCGTGGTAGTGTGGGTTTTAAAGATGAAGTAGCAGAAGCGGGATTCTATCAACGCAGCCTGGATTCAAATCAACCTTATCAACTTATCCGTGTTGAAATCCCTCGTGACAAGGCCTTCTTCCCGGAGGTGAGTGGTGGTAAACACCGATTTACCGTTCGCTTTATGTTATTTGATATCCAGCAGCGGCCACAGCAATCGTTTGAAACCATCCCTTTTAAACTTAGCTGTTGTGCAATGTAA
- a CDS encoding prepilin peptidase, with protein MSLIDYLATSPVAWIIIAGILGLLVGSFLNVVIYRLPIILEREWTEQCAELGDQASPPEAVFTLSRPRSACPHCGHAITALENIPVISYLFLAGKCKACRTPISIRYPIIEALSALMSVIIAWHFGFGWSAVGALLLSWALIALTFIDVDHQLLPDKITLPLIWLGLAFNLSGVYTDLHSSVIGAIAGYLSLWSIYHLFKLVTGKEGMGYGDFKLLAALGAWMGWQALPMIVLLSSFVGALIGITLVLLKQHQREIPIPFGPYLAIAGWIALVWGEIINSAYLHWSGLV; from the coding sequence ATGTCGCTTATCGATTACCTGGCAACATCGCCAGTTGCATGGATCATCATTGCCGGCATTCTTGGCCTGCTCGTTGGCAGTTTTTTAAACGTGGTTATTTACCGTCTGCCTATCATCCTGGAGCGTGAGTGGACTGAACAATGTGCAGAACTAGGTGACCAAGCAAGCCCTCCCGAAGCGGTATTTACGCTTTCAAGGCCTCGGTCTGCATGTCCGCATTGTGGACATGCCATTACGGCACTGGAAAATATTCCAGTGATCAGTTATCTATTTCTTGCAGGCAAATGCAAAGCTTGCCGAACCCCGATTTCAATACGCTATCCTATTATTGAAGCTCTATCAGCTCTGATGTCAGTCATTATTGCCTGGCACTTTGGTTTTGGCTGGAGTGCAGTTGGTGCGCTGCTACTTAGTTGGGCATTAATAGCATTAACGTTTATTGATGTTGATCACCAACTGTTACCTGACAAAATCACGCTACCGCTTATCTGGCTAGGTTTGGCTTTTAATCTTTCTGGTGTCTATACAGATCTTCATAGCAGTGTAATTGGGGCGATTGCCGGTTATTTATCACTGTGGAGCATCTATCACCTATTTAAACTGGTGACTGGTAAAGAGGGTATGGGTTATGGTGACTTCAAGCTTCTCGCCGCACTGGGCGCCTGGATGGGCTGGCAAGCACTTCCTATGATTGTCTTATTATCATCGTTTGTTGGAGCGTTAATCGGCATCACACTGGTTCTGCTAAAACAGCATCAACGTGAGATTCCTATCCCCTTCGGCCCCTATCTTGCCATTGCAGGGTGGATAGCACTCGTCTGGGGAGAAATCATAAACAGTGCTTACCTGCATTGGTCAGGTCTCGTTTAA
- a CDS encoding DNA gyrase inhibitor YacG, with protein sequence MVTTVNCPQCGTLVPWQKDQVWKPFCSERCKLIDLGEWASEGHRIPGPPVHSPLDDNDESDYH encoded by the coding sequence ATGGTAACCACTGTTAACTGTCCACAATGCGGAACATTAGTGCCATGGCAAAAAGATCAAGTATGGAAACCTTTTTGTAGCGAGCGCTGTAAACTAATTGATCTCGGTGAATGGGCTTCTGAAGGACATCGTATTCCTGGGCCACCAGTTCACTCACCTTTAGATGATAACGACGAATCCGATTATCACTAA
- the lptM gene encoding LPS translocon maturation chaperone LptM, whose translation MRAISCWTRLALLVCVLMAVTGCGQKGDLYLPEGQTNLIAAG comes from the coding sequence ATGCGAGCAATTTCTTGCTGGACCAGACTGGCGTTGCTGGTTTGTGTACTGATGGCCGTCACGGGCTGTGGACAAAAAGGTGATCTTTACTTGCCGGAAGGCCAGACTAATTTAATCGCGGCAGGGTAA
- the pilB gene encoding type IV-A pilus assembly ATPase PilB, which yields MANMAAPMRLSGLARRLVNEGLLTEEQALHAQSAAKEAKQPFVTYLVNHKILASADIAAIASQEFGVPLFDIDAMNLDLAATSLIQEKLIRQHNALPLFQRGKRLYVAVSDPTNLQALDEFQFNTAMNTFPVLVDEQKLSNIIEKALDKTNEKLDNFDDEELDDIDLGPDEDDSKNDQLNDKNVDDTPVVRFINGILTNAIKSGASDIHFEPYEQKYRVRVRIDGMLHEMKTAPVALGGRIAARLKVLSRLNIAERRVPQDGRMRLKMSKTKAIDFRVNTCPTLFGEKIVLRILDPTSAQLGIDALGYEENQKKTFLEIMHKPYGMVLVTGPTGSGKTVSLYTALNILNTGDRNISTAEDPAEISLPGINQVNVHPAIGLTFSEALRAFLRQDPDVIMVGEIRDLETAEIAIKAAQTGHMVFSTLHTNDAPQSLTRLMNMGVPAFNIASAVSLIIAQRLARRLCSKCKAPDTLPNEALLAEGFTQAQIDAGVTVYKAVGCDSCTEGYKGRVGIYQVMPVSDAMGRIIMEGGNAIQLADQAEKEGIDDLRKSGLKKVAAGLTSLEEVNRVIKE from the coding sequence ATGGCAAATATGGCAGCCCCCATGAGACTCAGTGGCCTCGCTCGACGACTGGTTAATGAAGGTCTTTTAACTGAAGAGCAAGCACTGCATGCCCAGTCCGCAGCCAAAGAAGCCAAGCAGCCTTTCGTTACGTATCTGGTTAATCACAAAATTCTCGCTAGTGCCGACATTGCGGCAATTGCCTCCCAGGAATTTGGTGTTCCGCTCTTCGATATTGACGCAATGAACCTGGATCTTGCGGCGACCTCATTAATTCAAGAAAAATTAATTCGCCAGCATAACGCTTTACCATTGTTTCAGCGCGGCAAACGTTTATATGTCGCCGTTTCAGATCCCACTAATTTGCAGGCCTTGGACGAATTCCAATTCAATACGGCCATGAACACCTTCCCGGTTTTGGTCGATGAACAAAAACTCTCCAACATTATCGAAAAGGCATTAGATAAAACCAACGAAAAACTGGATAACTTTGATGACGAAGAGCTCGATGATATCGATCTTGGTCCAGACGAAGATGACAGCAAAAATGACCAGCTCAATGACAAAAACGTTGATGACACCCCGGTCGTTCGTTTTATAAACGGCATTTTAACTAATGCTATCAAATCGGGCGCATCCGATATTCACTTTGAACCTTATGAACAAAAATACCGGGTCCGGGTCCGAATCGATGGCATGCTTCACGAAATGAAAACAGCGCCTGTAGCCCTCGGTGGCCGTATTGCTGCTCGCTTAAAAGTATTATCACGCTTGAATATCGCAGAGCGCCGTGTCCCACAAGATGGTCGTATGCGATTGAAAATGTCGAAAACCAAAGCCATCGATTTTCGTGTGAACACCTGTCCAACGTTGTTTGGTGAAAAAATCGTATTGCGTATTTTGGATCCCACCAGTGCACAGTTGGGTATTGATGCCTTAGGTTATGAAGAAAACCAAAAGAAAACCTTTCTGGAAATCATGCACAAACCCTACGGCATGGTGCTCGTTACCGGGCCGACAGGTAGTGGTAAAACTGTCTCGCTTTATACCGCATTGAATATTCTCAATACCGGTGATCGTAATATCTCTACCGCTGAAGATCCGGCTGAAATTAGTTTGCCTGGCATTAATCAGGTTAACGTTCACCCAGCGATAGGACTGACATTCTCTGAAGCGTTACGTGCTTTTTTACGCCAGGATCCCGATGTCATCATGGTCGGTGAGATTCGTGATTTGGAAACAGCAGAAATTGCCATCAAAGCGGCACAGACCGGACATATGGTTTTTTCAACCCTGCATACCAATGACGCACCACAATCTTTAACGCGATTAATGAATATGGGTGTACCGGCATTTAATATCGCCTCTGCTGTCTCCCTTATCATTGCACAACGTCTGGCAAGGAGACTGTGCTCAAAATGCAAAGCACCGGATACACTTCCAAACGAAGCGCTGTTGGCTGAAGGATTCACACAAGCGCAAATTGATGCTGGTGTCACAGTTTATAAAGCGGTGGGATGCGATAGTTGTACCGAAGGCTACAAAGGCCGTGTCGGTATCTACCAGGTGATGCCGGTATCTGATGCGATGGGTCGCATCATCATGGAAGGCGGAAATGCAATTCAGTTGGCGGATCAGGCAGAAAAAGAAGGTATTGATGATCTTCGTAAGTCCGGACTCAAAAAAGTCGCAGCAGGCTTAACCAGCCTCGAAGAAGTCAATCGGGTAATCAAGGAGTAA
- a CDS encoding type II secretion system F family protein yields MAQAQAAKAKKVKVPDIFLWQGTDKQGRKVKGQISAENLNQAKVDLRRQGITPLKVRKKPKDLFAPRKPKIKPSDIAVFSRMLATMMSSGVPLMQSLQIIGEGHENSSMQEMILAIKADVESGTSLAESLSKFPHHFDDLYVNLINAGEQSGALETLLHEIAAYQEKTEALKAKIKKALVYPTAIIVVAFIVTAILMIFVIPQFESLFKGFGADLPGLTKLVIRVSEVFQEKWWLIFGILIAAVYGAMESRKRSRKVQHFLDRMLLKIPVVGEIMRKAAIARFARTFSTMFKAGVPMVEAMTSVAGATGNVVFGEATLIMRDDVSTGTQLNKAMIDVELFPNMVVQMVAIGEESGSLDAMLAKVAEFYESEVDDAVDNMTALLEPLIMVFLGGIVGTLVIAMYLPIFKLGAAI; encoded by the coding sequence GTGGCACAAGCACAAGCGGCTAAAGCAAAAAAAGTCAAAGTACCCGATATCTTCCTCTGGCAGGGAACAGACAAACAGGGCCGGAAAGTCAAAGGCCAAATTAGTGCAGAAAACCTGAATCAGGCCAAAGTCGATTTACGACGCCAAGGAATAACCCCGTTAAAAGTCCGTAAAAAACCCAAAGATCTTTTCGCTCCCAGAAAACCGAAAATCAAGCCTTCCGATATTGCCGTTTTCAGTCGTATGCTTGCTACCATGATGTCGTCTGGCGTGCCATTAATGCAGTCACTGCAAATTATCGGCGAAGGCCATGAAAATAGTAGTATGCAAGAAATGATTCTGGCGATAAAAGCTGACGTTGAATCAGGTACTAGCTTAGCTGAATCCTTATCTAAATTTCCTCATCACTTTGATGATTTATACGTCAATCTGATTAATGCTGGCGAGCAATCAGGTGCATTAGAAACACTCTTGCATGAAATTGCCGCCTACCAAGAGAAAACTGAAGCATTAAAAGCAAAAATTAAAAAAGCCCTTGTTTACCCAACAGCGATTATCGTCGTTGCGTTTATTGTGACAGCCATCTTGATGATTTTTGTTATTCCACAGTTTGAGTCTTTATTCAAAGGCTTTGGTGCTGACTTGCCGGGTCTGACAAAATTAGTGATTCGGGTATCCGAAGTCTTTCAGGAAAAATGGTGGTTAATCTTCGGCATATTGATTGCGGCGGTTTACGGCGCCATGGAGTCACGCAAGCGTTCACGTAAAGTTCAACACTTTTTAGACAGGATGCTACTTAAAATCCCTGTGGTCGGTGAAATCATGAGAAAAGCGGCCATTGCCCGTTTTGCCAGAACATTCTCCACCATGTTCAAAGCAGGTGTTCCGATGGTCGAAGCGATGACATCTGTAGCGGGTGCGACGGGTAATGTGGTCTTCGGTGAAGCAACACTGATTATGCGGGATGATGTTTCTACAGGCACACAATTGAATAAAGCGATGATTGATGTCGAGTTATTCCCCAATATGGTTGTGCAAATGGTAGCTATCGGTGAAGAGTCAGGTTCACTTGATGCCATGTTGGCCAAAGTCGCTGAATTCTATGAAAGTGAAGTCGATGACGCGGTAGATAATATGACTGCCTTATTAGAGCCACTCATCATGGTCTTCTTAGGTGGTATCGTGGGTACACTGGTCATCGCCATGTATCTGCCAATATTCAAACTCGGCGCAGCGATCTAA